A part of Aegilops tauschii subsp. strangulata cultivar AL8/78 chromosome 2, Aet v6.0, whole genome shotgun sequence genomic DNA contains:
- the LOC109773465 gene encoding berberine bridge enzyme-like Cyn d 4, whose protein sequence is MRSSMACRSPTMALAMLLVSALFFVTSHASLPIPIQAAADDFLRCMSASVPGNLLFPRSSPSFASVLASSVRNPRFLGPAVVRPLCIVTATNASHVQAAVVCGRRHGVRLRVRSGGHDYEGLSFRSARPEEFAVVDLAALRSVRVTVREPAEAWVESGATLGELYHAIGRATDRHAFPGGLCPTVGVGGHLSGGGFGMLLRKYGLASDHVINAVMVDAEGRLLDKQTMGRDVFWAIRGGGGGSFGIVLSWKVRLVAVPPRVTVFTVVKTAQEGAADLLAKWQEVAPALPDDLLVRVVVQGDKARFQALYLGGRDALLPVMGSRFPELGVNPTHCKEMSWIQSVPYIYIGEAATVDDILNRTVARDSSPSKSTSDYVRRAISREVWARIFSDWLARRDAGLMILDPYGGSIAVVAEAATPFSHRAGVLYNVQYMNFWGVGGDGAAHTTWIRDMYAFMEPHVSKNPREAYVNYRDLDIGQNVVGAGDVSSFEAGRVWGEKYYSKANFRRLAMAKGQIDPRDYFRSEQSIPPLVGEQLELTSSRNVPHVDGMNAGWWPLGYGTGSVGSVLSSVLSKLMPSFF, encoded by the coding sequence ATGCGGAGCTCCATGGCCTGCAGGTCGCCAACCATGGCGTTGGCAATGCTGCTCGTCTCTGCTCTATTCTTCGTCACCTCGCATGCTTCCCTTCCTATCCCTATCCAAGCTGCCGCCGACGACTTCCTCCGGTGCATGTCGGCGTCCGTCCCAGGCAACCTTCTCTTCCCCCGGAGCTCGCCGTCGTTCGCGTCGGTCCTGGCGTCGTCCGTCCGGAACCCGCGGTTCCTCGGGCCGGCCGTGGTGCGGCCGCTCTGCATCGTCACGGCGACGAACGCGTCCCACGTCCAGGCCGCCGTCGTGTGCGGCCGCCGGCACGGCGTGCGCCTCCGCGTGCGCAGCGGCGGGCACGACTACGAGGGCCTCTCGTTCCGGTCCGCGCGCCCCGAGGAGTTCGCCGTGGTCGACCTGGCCGCCCTCCGGTCCGTGCGCGTCACCGTGCGGGAGCCGGCCGAGGCGTGGGTGGAGTCCGGCGCCACGCTCGGGGAGCTATACCACGCTATCGGGAGAGCGACCGACCGCCACGCGTTCCCGGGGGGCCTCTGCCCGACGGTGGGCGTCGGGGGCCACCTgagcggcggcggcttcggcatGCTGCTGCGCAAGTACGGGCTCGCCTCCGACCACGTCATCAACGCCGTGATGGTCGACGCGGAGGGGCGGCTGCTGGACAAGCAGACCATGGGGCGCGACGTGTTCTGGGCCatccgtggcggcggcggcgggagcttCGGCATCGTGCTGTCGTGGAAGGTGAGGCTGGTGGCCGTGCCGCCGAGGGTGACGgtgttcaccgtcgtcaagacgGCCCAGGAGGGCGCCGCGGACCTCCTCGCCAAGTGGCAGGAGGTGGCCCCTGCTCTCCCCGACGACCTGCTGGTGAGGGTGGTCGTCCAGGGGGACAAGGCCAGGTTCCAGGCCCTGTACCTGGGCGGCCGCGACGCGCTGCTGCCGGTGATGGGCAGCCGGTTCCCGGAGCTGGGCGTGAACCCGACGCACTGCAAGGAGATGTCGTGGATCCAGTCGGTGCCCTACATCTACATCGGCGAGGCAGCCACCGTGGACGACATCCTGAACCGGACCGTCGCGAGGGACTCCTCCCCGAGCAAGTCCACGTCCGACTACGTGCGGCGGGCCATCTCGAGGGAAGTGTGGGCGCGGATCTTCTCCGACTGGCTGGCGAGGCGGGACGCGGGGCTGATGATCCTGGACCCGTACGGCGGGAGCATCGCGGTCGTGGCGGAGGCGGCGACGCCGTTCTCGCACCGCGCGGGCGTGCTGTACAACGTGCAGTACATGAACTTCTGGGGCgtgggcggcgacggcgcggcgcACACGACGTGGATCAGGGACATGTACGCGTTCATGGAGCCGCACGTGAGCAAGAACCCGAGGGAGGCGTACGTGAACTACAGGGACCTGGACATCGGGCAGAACGTGGTCGGCGCCGGCGACGTCTCGAGCTTCGAGGCCGGCAGGGTCTGGGGGGAGAAGTACTACTCCAAGGCCAACTTCCGGAGGCTCGCCATGGCCAAGGGGCAGATCGATCCCCGCGACTACTTTAGGAGTGAGCAGAGCATCCCGCCACTTGTTGGCGAGCAGCTGGAGCTGACCTCCTCGAGGAACGTGCCGCACGTTGATGGCATGAATGCTGGTTGGTGGCCATTGGGATATGGGACAGGTAGTGTGGGTTCAGTCCTTAGCTCTGTCTTATCTAAATTGATGCCTAGTTTCTTTTAG